A window from Kovacikia minuta CCNUW1 encodes these proteins:
- a CDS encoding LysR family transcriptional regulator — MDGIHHINLAAIDLNLLVVFDALMAERQVTRAGARIGLSQPATSNALARLRTLFDDELFVRTSTGLQPTPRAIVLEPSIRHVLLQVQAALKKDAPFDPQTTEQVFTLGMSDYGEFVLLPKLMQWIEATAPGIRILVRSSDRQLALKQLDNDEIDLALGVFPEKASWHRSQILFQENFVCVSSCNNSHVQNPITLENYLAASHLIVSPVEDMVGRVDHILAKQNLKRRIVISVPHFLIAPFVVANTDLIVTLAERVARTYATMLNLQIQPLPIPVPGFAFSLLWHTKNDQDPAHLWLREAIVEVC, encoded by the coding sequence ATGGATGGTATTCACCACATCAATCTTGCCGCGATCGATTTGAACCTGCTGGTGGTTTTCGATGCACTCATGGCAGAACGGCAGGTCACCCGTGCTGGAGCAAGGATCGGGTTGAGTCAGCCTGCTACCAGTAATGCGCTGGCACGGCTGCGGACTTTGTTTGACGACGAGTTGTTTGTGAGAACATCAACGGGTTTGCAGCCAACCCCACGGGCGATCGTCCTGGAACCTTCCATTCGCCATGTCCTGCTTCAAGTTCAGGCAGCGCTAAAAAAAGACGCCCCCTTTGACCCCCAAACCACAGAACAGGTGTTTACCCTGGGCATGTCAGACTATGGGGAATTTGTTCTGTTGCCAAAACTGATGCAGTGGATAGAAGCAACGGCTCCCGGAATTCGGATTTTGGTTCGTTCGAGCGATCGCCAGCTTGCCCTCAAACAACTGGACAACGACGAAATTGATCTGGCTCTTGGCGTTTTCCCAGAAAAGGCATCCTGGCATCGATCGCAGATCCTATTTCAGGAAAACTTTGTTTGTGTCTCCAGTTGCAACAATTCTCATGTACAAAATCCCATTACACTGGAAAATTACCTTGCTGCTTCCCATCTAATCGTTTCCCCCGTAGAAGATATGGTCGGAAGAGTCGATCACATCCTGGCAAAACAAAACCTGAAACGGCGCATAGTCATTTCAGTTCCCCATTTTCTGATCGCCCCCTTTGTGGTGGCAAACACAGATTTGATTGTTACCCTTGCAGAACGGGTCGCCAGAACTTACGCCACGATGCTGAACTTACAGATTCAACCACTGCCCATTCCCGTTCCTGGATTCGCCTTTAGCCTCCTCTGGCACACCAAAAACGACCAAGATCCAGCGCATTTGTGGTTGAGGGAGGCGATCGTCGAAGTGTGCTAG